The Deltaproteobacteria bacterium genomic sequence AGGAGTTTAGTTTTGAAGATATTGATTATTTGTTACAACGATACTTGCGAAGCGATTCCTTGACTGAAAAAGATTTAGAATTCATTGAAACAATTTATTTTGATAAAATCGGAACTGAGTTTAATGATTTGTTAACTATAGTAGTAGATAAATTTTCATCCAAGGTTAACTATAGAAATTTGAGTTTGATTTTTAGAAATTCTGCAAAAGTAAGAAAAATAACTGGAAAACTAAATAATGTTTGCATGAACAAAGAAGCAAGGGCCCAAATGTCTTCTGTATATAAAAATCTACTTCTTGATCGTGCAAATAAAATGGCTACGTCCAATCCCGCTGCTTTTAATATTCAAAGCTTACTGTACATCAAAAACTACTTAAGAATATTGACAAATCAAGACAAAGAAGATTTGGCTTCTGATATTGGAACCATATTGGCACATTCCATACAACAAAACGATAGAAATTTGGCATTAGTGTTCTTTTCAACCTTAGATTGGTTAAGCACTCAAAAAGTTCGTGAGTTTTTTGGTATAAAACCTTTAGCTCTTACGGATTTGATTGTAACTAGCAATGATTCTTATGTAAGCATTATCGGGACTAACGAACTTCTTAATGATACAGATTTTCTTTCTTCAGAACTCAAGCGAACTCAAGGTGGATTTTATTATTATAATCCCATTTATTTAAGTCTTTATGATTCTGGGATTAAAAAATTTTCTTGGTATCATGGAGATGATCTTTTTGAGGGAGACGTCATAAAGAGAAAACGAAAAGTGGAATTTATTCCCAAACCTGTAGAGGCCCCAAATAGGGAAGAGCTTTTGGATGATAAAATCTATCATGGGGTGGTTGTTTTAGGCTCTAACCTTTATGGAAGCACAAAGGATAATACGAAAAATAGTTATCTCTATTATCTTAAACAACAAAATTTTGTGGTGGCCGAACCGATAGTTATTTCTGATTCCATAGAATACTTGAAAGAGAGAATCATTGGAAAGAAAGACAAACTAGACTTTTTTGTAAAAGAAGCCCATTCCGATGGGGACTATCGAAATTTATTTTCTATTAATAAAAAAATGTTTTTGGTAAGGGCAACGCTGTCACATCAAGATTATCAAGAAATTATTGATATCATGTACACCGATGGAAGTTATTCTGCCGAGTATATTTCTAATCAACAATTCGGAGAATGGCTTAAAACAAGAGAAAATGAAAAGTTAGGTGGGCAACTTATTTATTTAAATACGAGTTGCAGTAGTTACACAAAGGCTGCTGCTGAGCTGGGCACTGCCGCAAGCAATAATCTGGTTATTATCGCTTCGGAGTCTTCAGTTTATACCTTTTCAGTCACTCAGGATAATGCCACCTATCACCTCTTTGATGGGATTCGCAAGATGTCTTCTTTTCAAGAAATTTCTAAAACCATAAAAGGAATGAGAGGAAGTTATCTTTTCCCTATGGAAGAAAGTTACAAGATTAAAATTTTTAAAAACATTAATGCAGGCTACGAAACTTATTCAAAGGTATATAAAATAAGCGAAAGTGGTGAGAGAATTCCTTATCAAATCGAACAGCTATTAAACTCAGCTAGGTCAAATCCTTAAATTGTGTTCGAAGGCTCTTAGGGTTTTTTAATATAGTTATAAAATCCAACAAGACCTAGGAGTCCAGCGCTCAGATAAAGGAAGAAGCTCATGGTGGGCATTCCAAAAATTAAGTCATTAGTTTGTTTTAAGGCAAAAATAAGAGAGGCACTTAAAATAAACGAGCTGATGATCATACCAAGAAAAATTAAGTTAAATGAAGATTCAAATGATTTTTTTAAGTCTTGAATTTCAACTAATTGAAATTTGAAATAATGTTCAGGACTATTTAGTTTTTTAATCAAAAAATTTAATTGTCGAGGCAACGCATGGATAAAGTTTTTTGATTCTCTGGCAATTTGACTTAAATCTAAGGCAATTTTATCCGCACTTAATTGATGCTTTATTAACTCTCCAGCAAATTCAATGGAGTACTGAAGGAAATCAAATTCTTTGTGGATTTTTTTTCCCATGCCTTCAATGGCAACAATAGATTTAAAAAACAACATCAATTCTGAAGGAACGGTTAATTTGTTTTGAGAGGCGATACTGGCAGAGGACATCAGGAGTTTACCTAGATTGATATTTTTTAAAGTAAGTCCATAGTAAGGCGCAATCAATTCTCGAAGTTCCCGTGCAAACACGTCGATATTTACCTGATCTGTAAAAGGTGCCAGATCAATGTATTCATAGGCTAAGCGGTCATAGTCTTCTTTGGAAAGAGCGTAGAGCATGTTGGCAATCGAAGACTGGGTCTTATTATTAAGTCTTCCGACAACACCAAAATCAATTAAAGCAATCGAGTTTTGAGGTAAAACAAAAAAATTTCCCGCATGTAAATCTCCATGGAATAATCCATCCATAAAAACCATTTTTAAATAAGCACGAAGACCTTTTTTGATGATTTCATTAGAATCTACACCTTCTTGAGCCAGTGCTTTCTCTTCAGAAAGAGGGATGCCTTTTATTTTTTCCATCACCAAAACTTTTTCTGTGGTCAGCTCTAAATATATTTTAGGTATTACAATATCTTCTTGAGAAGAGAAGTTTTGTTGAAATCTCCGAATATTATTCGCTTCAACAATGAAATTCGTTTCTAGATTTAATGTTTTGAAATACTCATCAACAATACTTTTAGGGTTAAATATTCTTGATTCAGGGATATATTTATTTAATAAATCGGCTATAAAATAAAGAACTCCCAGATCATCATTTATCGTATCAATGATTCCAGGTCTTTGAATTTTTAAAACGACGTCATCGCCAGTTTTTAATCTAGCTTGGTATACTTGAGCAA encodes the following:
- a CDS encoding AarF/ABC1/UbiB kinase family protein, translated to MSFEELGPTFVKLGQLLATRPDLVPDEYVIEFSKLHANVQPLPFEVIQKLLDVELGNLLSSFESIDPNPIGSASIAQVYQARLKTGDDVVLKIQRPGIIDTINDDLGVLYFIADLLNKYIPESRIFNPKSIVDEYFKTLNLETNFIVEANNIRRFQQNFSSQEDIVIPKIYLELTTEKVLVMEKIKGIPLSEEKALAQEGVDSNEIIKKGLRAYLKMVFMDGLFHGDLHAGNFFVLPQNSIALIDFGVVGRLNNKTQSSIANMLYALSKEDYDRLAYEYIDLAPFTDQVNIDVFARELRELIAPYYGLTLKNINLGKLLMSSASIASQNKLTVPSELMLFFKSIVAIEGMGKKIHKEFDFLQYSIEFAGELIKHQLSADKIALDLSQIARESKNFIHALPRQLNFLIKKLNSPEHYFKFQLVEIQDLKKSFESSFNLIFLGMIISSFILSASLIFALKQTNDLIFGMPTMSFFLYLSAGLLGLVGFYNYIKKP